CTCTTCCATATTGGCCCACCACTCACCCTTTTCCCTGGTTGCGACCGGCTGCTGCATCGGCCCCATGATAGCCCACCACTCCTGCGTTTTAGGATCGGCGGCCATCTTTGCCATGTCGGCGCGGTAATCATCGCCAAGGTATTCGAAGTAGGCGTACAGGGTATCGTCTTTCAGAAAAATCGAGTAGTTGCG
The Terriglobia bacterium genome window above contains:
- a CDS encoding L-rhamnose mutarotase, whose product is MKRYGQVIRLQPGAKEEYVRYHAKVWPEVLRTIRDCNIRNYSIFLKDDTLYAYFEYLGDDYRADMAKMAADPKTQEWWAIMGPMQQPVATREKGEWWANMEEVFHTD